Sequence from the Pelodiscus sinensis isolate JC-2024 chromosome 30, ASM4963464v1, whole genome shotgun sequence genome:
tacacaattgacgtcaATTGGGTAGCTTTAgtcgaaaaagcttattttgggTTTTGATGAtgtcataaaatgagggttacaggaatgatcaagttattttttgaaccctgttaaagtcttggtcttcaccacatcctctggcaaggagttccacgggttgactacgCGCTcggtcagggtagttaagcactggaagaaattaataaaatcacagaacactagaagtggaaggcacctcgagaggccatcgagtctagtcccctgccctcacagcaggaccaagcaccatctggaccatccctgacaggtatcagtttatcctgctcttaaatatctccagagatggagattccataacctccctgggcaatttattccagtgtttaaccaccctgacaggtaggaagtttttcctaatgtccaacctaaaccttcctcgCTGCAATTTTaacccattgcttctcgtcctatcctcagaggcgaaggagaagaatttttctccctctccttgtgccacccttttagatacttgaaaagttCTATCATGTCCCCTGGCCAATAgacatcattggagatttttaagaagttAGACAACCCCCAGTCCAATAAGagctagacagacacctgtcagggatgacctagatggtgcttggtcctgccatgagggcaggggactggactcaatgagctctcgaggtcccttccagttctagtgttctacggtTCCATAATACTTGGACCTTCCTCTAGGCAAGGAAGTGTACTAGATCTTCCTTTGAATGTCATGTTCAACCCTATATTTCTTCATCAAAGTTGGACATCCAAGCTCTCCAGCCAGTGAACAGCGTCACTGGTTAGATTGTGCACATCTTCCAATGAGCCAGTGAATTTTCGTGTTGGGCATTCTACAACAATGTGATGCATGGTTTGCGATCTacagaggtcccttccaatcctacaaATCTATGTCTCTATGAACCAAAGGAAAGGATGGAATAACACCTCTCTGGAAAAAATAGAAATCTTTGGAAATGTTAATAGAATTCGTTTTATTTTCTTGAAATCATTCAcgcaacaatttttttaaattacaaaagtAAAAATGCTCTGCTCTTcacagcttttctctctcctttccttgtCGTTCTTCGCGATGGAGAACGAGACGGAGGTGAGCGAGTTCATCCTTCTGGGCCTGACCGACCTCCAGGAGCTGCAAGGTTTCCTCTTCGCCTTCTTCCTGCTGCTCTACATGGCCAGCGTGCTGGGCAATGGGGCCATCGTGGTCGTGGTGATGGCTGAGTAccagctccacacccccatgtacttcttcctgggcaacCTCTCCTGCTTGGACATCTTCTACTCAACGGTCACCGCGCCCAAGATGCTGGCTGGATTCCTCTCCGGGCACCAGGCCATCTCCTTCGCCAGCTGCCTGGCTCAGCTCCACTTCTTCCACTTCCTGGGCAGCAGCGAGGCCATCCTGCTGGccgtcatggcctacgaccgTTACGTGGCCATCTGCAACCCGCTACACTACAGGCTGGTCATGAACCCACAGGCCTGCCTGCTCCTGGCCACAGCCACCTGGGTCACTGGCTTCCTGCACGCCCTTATGCACACGGTCATGACCTCCCGGCTACACTTCTGTGGCCCCAACCATGTCCCCCACTTCTTCTGTGACATCAAACCTCTCCTCAGCTTGGCCTGCGGCAACACCCGCCTCAACCTGAGCCTCCTCAGCGTCGTCACGGGAACCGTCGCTTTGTGTCCTTTCCTCCTCACGCTCCTCTCCTACCTCTACatcacctccttcctcttcctgaaGGTCCAGTCGCGGGCCAGCAGGAGAAAGGCCTTCTCCACCCTTTCCTCACACCTTACCGTTTTGACTTTATTCTACGTGCCCGTCCTCTCCAATTACGTGCCACGCTCCGTGGGAGGCTCCACCGAGAGGGAGATGGCCGTCACCCTCATGTACACCGTCGTCACCCCCACGCTGAACCCCCTGATCTACACCCTGAGGAACGAGGAGGTGAAATCTGCCCTGAGGAAAGCGCTAAGGAGAACGCTTCTCCCCgggaaaaaatgaattaaaaaaaagtagtccAGGGATGTGGCGTGTAATATTTGCAATACAGCATTAGGTGGGCACACAgtggttatgtctacattgtaaAGAAAACCTTGTAGCACCAAGGGGCGCAGCCTCAGACAATTAACTAGGATTCGAGGAGCTTGAGTTTCAGGAAACAAAAGTTGCAGGGTAGCTGTAACCCATTGGGCTGGAGAACAGGCTCCAAGGACCTTCCCATTCTACAGACTTCTCCAGCCCAAGTGTGTATGTCTACGCTTGCTTATTTTTGCCCCACACCCTGAGCCTCAAAAGGGCACACTGAGTCagacagtgtcctgtctgcccagagtggtcaatgccaggtgccctagagaacAGGGACCCctttcctacccagcctggccaatagccattcatgcacctaaccttcatgaatttatctagctcttttttgaaccatgttaatgTCCTGGCCTTCAATATCCTCATTCCATCAGGAGTAACAgaagttcaaattaggatcttcaattcgaactacctagtccgtgccgcgtgtagccgcgggcatggagttcggactaaaggggattttaaaatggtggcgcccgggaacatgcacatgaagcccaggatatttaaatcccaggcttcatttgcaactccgcttgcc
This genomic interval carries:
- the LOC102452673 gene encoding olfactory receptor 12D1-like, which produces MENETEVSEFILLGLTDLQELQGFLFAFFLLLYMASVLGNGAIVVVVMAEYQLHTPMYFFLGNLSCLDIFYSTVTAPKMLAGFLSGHQAISFASCLAQLHFFHFLGSSEAILLAVMAYDRYVAICNPLHYRLVMNPQACLLLATATWVTGFLHALMHTVMTSRLHFCGPNHVPHFFCDIKPLLSLACGNTRLNLSLLSVVTGTVALCPFLLTLLSYLYITSFLFLKVQSRASRRKAFSTLSSHLTVLTLFYVPVLSNYVPRSVGGSTEREMAVTLMYTVVTPTLNPLIYTLRNEEVKSALRKALRRTLLPGKK